The Desulfatiglans anilini DSM 4660 genome includes a region encoding these proteins:
- a CDS encoding entericidin A/B family lipoprotein, protein MPATEKICVLLLAGLLFFSLSACNTIKGFGRDVERAGETIQDVAK, encoded by the coding sequence ATGCCTGCAACAGAGAAAATTTGTGTGCTCCTCCTGGCAGGACTTCTTTTTTTTTCCCTCAGCGCCTGTAACACCATCAAGGGCTTCGGAAGGGACGTCGAGCGGGCCGGAGAAACCATTCAAGACGTCGCAAAATAG
- a CDS encoding MFS transporter encodes MILGTCFLDLFVNYSARLGYGVVLPEIIKELDLSRTASGSIFNAYLFAYIALTPLTGYLTDRLGARRIITACAFILAAGLFSMGRSHSLWTVLLSYAVVGLGATGMWTPVITVVQRWFAPNRRGLALGILSTGYGLGFATMGAAFPWIVTNFTWRHAWYFLAAGALGMVFLNGGLLRSSPEAAGAVPWGLKDIGIPLTTGGSKRKIPLRKVFRHRNFWLIGWSYFCASYGLYGITTFMVDYAKDQLGLPLEKASLLATVHGSCQVIGVLTMLPLSDYLGRRRTIIISNSMIAASLAGILLSGPSWQWLYVSVGAMAVFYGVTFPIYGASAGDYFPKEYMGSVIGMWTPFYGLGAIVANWVTGFLRDTTGRYNAAFVICTLAAVLAVALVWFVRKPVTGETD; translated from the coding sequence GTGATTCTGGGAACCTGTTTCCTGGATCTCTTCGTAAATTACTCCGCCCGCCTCGGCTACGGCGTCGTCCTTCCCGAAATCATCAAGGAACTGGACCTCAGCCGCACCGCGAGCGGCTCCATCTTCAATGCCTATCTTTTCGCCTATATCGCCCTCACGCCCCTGACGGGTTATCTCACCGACCGCCTGGGGGCCAGACGCATCATCACCGCCTGCGCCTTCATCCTGGCGGCCGGCCTCTTCTCCATGGGACGGTCCCATTCGCTCTGGACGGTCCTGTTGTCCTATGCCGTCGTGGGACTCGGGGCGACAGGGATGTGGACGCCGGTCATCACGGTGGTCCAGCGCTGGTTCGCCCCTAACCGGCGGGGACTCGCCCTGGGAATCCTTTCGACGGGTTACGGTTTGGGATTCGCGACCATGGGGGCGGCCTTCCCGTGGATCGTCACCAACTTCACCTGGCGCCATGCCTGGTATTTCTTGGCTGCCGGGGCCCTTGGCATGGTCTTCCTGAACGGCGGGCTCCTCCGGAGCAGCCCCGAGGCGGCCGGCGCCGTGCCTTGGGGCCTGAAGGATATCGGCATCCCCCTGACGACGGGGGGTTCGAAACGGAAGATCCCGCTCCGGAAGGTCTTCAGACACCGGAACTTCTGGCTCATCGGGTGGAGCTACTTTTGCGCCTCCTACGGCCTGTACGGGATCACCACCTTCATGGTCGACTATGCAAAGGACCAGCTCGGGCTGCCCCTCGAAAAGGCGAGTCTGCTGGCGACGGTGCACGGATCCTGTCAGGTGATCGGCGTCCTCACGATGCTGCCCCTTTCGGACTATCTGGGCCGAAGGCGTACGATCATCATCTCCAACAGCATGATCGCCGCCAGCCTGGCTGGGATTCTTTTAAGCGGCCCCTCGTGGCAATGGCTCTACGTCTCCGTAGGCGCCATGGCCGTTTTTTACGGCGTCACCTTTCCGATTTACGGGGCATCGGCCGGCGATTACTTCCCGAAGGAGTACATGGGAAGCGTCATCGGGATGTGGACCCCGTTTTACGGGCTGGGGGCCATCGTGGCCAACTGGGTGACCGGTTTTCTGCGCGACACCACCGGCCGATACAATGCGGCCTTCGTCATCTGCACCCTCGCGGCCGTCCTGGCGGTCGCCCTTGTCTGGTTCGTGAGAAAGCCAGTCACCGGCGAAACCGATTGA
- a CDS encoding DUF1786 family protein, translating to MERYLLIDVGAGTMDVLYWDAALDIHYKAVVKSPVRRLAEEASAIEGDILLTGCEMGGGALGSILRGKADSARVVMTTEAAATLHHDVEKVRSWGIEVVDAAQALERMKDPGLNRLELADVDPERIRRLIESFGVPFAFDCVGLCAQDHGVAPPGVSHLDFRHHLFTEILDRSPSPSALLYRAEEVPAAMNRLKSLAESARKLPVEEGIYVMDSGMAAILGASRDRAALAKERVMVLDVATSHTVGAALERDEIAGFFEYHTRDITASSLDRLLKDLPEGKLTHEEILREGGHGAYTRRRFPWEDALPIIATGPKRALLKDSRLPIVYGAPFGDNMMTGCGGLLEAIRRRQGLDPAEIL from the coding sequence ATGGAACGTTATTTGTTGATCGATGTCGGCGCAGGCACCATGGATGTGCTGTATTGGGATGCCGCACTCGATATTCACTACAAGGCGGTGGTCAAATCACCCGTCCGGCGTCTGGCCGAGGAGGCGTCGGCCATCGAGGGGGACATCCTCCTGACCGGCTGTGAGATGGGCGGCGGAGCTCTTGGGAGCATTTTACGCGGCAAGGCCGATTCGGCCCGGGTGGTCATGACCACCGAGGCGGCTGCAACCCTCCATCACGACGTGGAGAAGGTCCGTTCCTGGGGAATCGAGGTCGTGGACGCAGCCCAAGCCTTGGAACGGATGAAAGATCCCGGTCTTAACCGGCTCGAACTGGCGGACGTCGACCCGGAGCGCATCCGCAGGCTCATCGAAAGCTTCGGGGTGCCCTTCGCCTTCGATTGCGTCGGCCTCTGCGCCCAGGACCATGGCGTGGCCCCTCCGGGGGTGTCGCACCTCGACTTCCGGCACCACCTTTTCACGGAGATCCTGGACCGCAGTCCCTCCCCGTCCGCGCTTCTATACCGCGCGGAGGAAGTGCCGGCTGCCATGAACCGCTTGAAATCGCTTGCGGAATCCGCGCGGAAACTGCCGGTGGAAGAAGGGATCTACGTCATGGACAGCGGGATGGCGGCCATTCTGGGCGCTTCACGCGACCGTGCCGCCCTCGCTAAAGAAAGGGTCATGGTGCTGGACGTGGCCACCTCCCACACCGTGGGAGCCGCGCTCGAACGAGACGAAATCGCCGGATTTTTCGAGTATCATACGCGGGACATCACGGCCTCCAGTCTAGACCGTCTGCTGAAAGACCTGCCCGAAGGAAAACTCACCCACGAGGAAATCCTGCGCGAAGGCGGACACGGGGCGTATACCCGGCGGCGTTTCCCCTGGGAAGACGCACTGCCGATCATCGCAACAGGACCCAAACGCGCCCTGTTGAAGGATTCCCGGCTACCCATCGTCTACGGCGCTCCTTTCGGGGACAACATGATGACCGGCTGCGGGGGGCTGCTCGAGGCCATCCGGCGCAGACAGGGGCTCGATCCGGCGGAGATTCTTTAA